The stretch of DNA attccgccatggCGCGTGCGCTCAGGggcgttcagccccgacaaaacattgcaaaatgttttttaaatggaaacggtagtgcgttgaacaccctgttctgatgacaCAAGAGTTGCAACTGTGAGTGCAAGAGTGcaattttcggagcctgattAAATCTGTATAAATACGTGTTTAATACTACAAAATATGctcgatgttacagtcactgcccttgccgtccagaataaagagaacatcccaatcgagtgaagggatttgtggaaacttctaCTTATTGTGATCCAACATTTGTCTCGCATTTCAGcataaaaaagacaaacatttcaggtgaaggattATCCACTTCTTACCTCTGAGACTGTTATGATCTAggctatattatttttattgtgagtattatgcttatcattattgctgatcactgttgttgtgctatgatattgtaatatttaccattatataatcagaggagtatagaaaagtttattaaagtgtcacttcacaatacaatagcaaaatatgtaagtatagtatttttatgttacattaatatcCATTGTgtgagctgtctctttaataccgcatggtttatatacatcttgccgctgattgggctgacatttctgacacacccaccaaacgagaaaacgtatctcaaacctgttgcacaccgtttctaggaaacatgtcgttcaacccggaaaacgtagcaaaacgttgcgcaccggtttgagcttgaacgtgcccctgGCTTTTatagggaatgggagatgagactgtgattggtttattgcatgttatgCCCAAAACACCCTTAAGAGAATAGCGACAACCCTTCTAGACCATGCGCCGGGCACGCCGACCATTTTTCccatcgttaaactagcaaaagtggattcagacacgccctaagtgcacttgcaccatgcgcttagatcgttaaaatagggccctaaaaCAGTATAGTGACATCAGACAGCTCCTGGATGACAAAGACCAGCTGTATCGGATGGAGGGCATTTTTCAAGACCAGCTTGTGCACTTGAATGAATTCCTTACTCAAACTGAATTCCTCACACATCAAAAGTTCAGTTCAATGAGTCATCAGAGGAAAATTTGCTTGCTTTCTTGGAGAAACAAGATCGCTTATTCACATGGCTGCAAAGCCTTGCTATGAGTATCTTGTGCATTCCTGCAACAAGTGCTGCGAGCGAACGCTCATTTAGGCTGCGTTATAGAAACAAGGTAAATCGCCTGAATCCTGGCACAGTAGATTGCACAGTGCAaagaaaaagtttaaataaGACGGGGCCATTAACAGCCGTTTTTGTTCTATATCTGTAGGCTTTAGAAGCAAggagtttttgtaaaaaaaaaaaaaagttgtataaTATTCCGGATTGTACTGAACAGATAAGGCTAATAAATTAGCCTATATCGAGCCATTAATTGggctgtgtgtttttgtgttcgcCTGTTTGGGAAGTGAAAGAAAAAGTGGCATTCAAGTTTAAGTTTCGAGGGAGTAAAGCCTGTGTTTATGCCATTAAGAAAATGAAATTTTGTCAAAGCAGCATTCCTCAGCGTATTATGTTACCATTAGAGATGTGCGCATCAGCTCTGGTGTCGCCGAGTCTGCTGTTGAAGGTGATTATACATTTACCATATCATCATGCTTAACACATAAGAATAATTGCAATTGATAATTGGGTGCGGATATCTAAATCAGAGAAAATTATAGGTGCGGGTGGATGATTTGTTTTTGGCCGCAGATTTTGGAGCTGATCCGCGCATCTCTAATGtgtatataaattaaacatctTCTTCTAATTCTTCTTATTAGTACTACTAGTAGTAGAAGTACTAGTAACAAGCAATTGTATGACATATTTAGTAATGTGATTTCAAAATGGCAGTGCCCATGAGGGGGCAACCCACCCCTTGAGGAATAAAATAGTTTTTGCTGGAAGACTGATTATTCATGTCATGTGGTTGTACATAATTGTAATGATATATCTCATAAGTACTATAATTTCTTTAACTGAAAAACTCTTTCAATTAGTGAAAAATAACTGAGGGCACAGGTGTAAACAACACTatgacttttttaaaataatgccaAAGACAATAGGCTTTTAATACCTGTCTAATAACTCCCAGTCTTCACCCCCCCATTTGTCTTTGAATTCTCTGGTGTTCATGCCACCAATACGGTCCATGTCTGACTTGTAGATTCCCATCAAGCCATAACCAGCAATCTCCCAAAAGCCTATGGAAGAGCAAAGATATTTGAGCTTACTCAACCAATGCCAtattgaaaaagaaataaagagtACATTAGCATTATTCGCATGAACTAGATTTGCATTTCCTGTTGAAAGTACCAGTACCTGCAAAGCAGGCAAGGTATAGGTAATCTTAGGTTTTGGTTCAACATAAGAGCCACTTTAACTGCACTGTTGACATGACACACTGCCTTGTAAAGGCAAGTTAAGTTTGACAAAAATGAAGTCTATGATATTGTAGTCCCTAAATCTATTAGTTTTTTCCACTTGTTTTATTGTCAACCTGGCAAAACTTTGTTGAACCCTGGAAACTCTAATTAAAATTGGAGACCAGTACCTTTTGGGGCTCTTGGGGAAGAACCACAATCTAGCCTCATCACAACTGGAGCATAGACCATTTTTCCCTCAATACAGTGTTTTCGTatactgtttataatattcaCAGGATAGTAAAGGTGCAGGTCACACAGGAACAAAATACTGTTTTCATCCTGAGGAGAAagttcaaaaatgaaaacattccattcATCCATTATAGCTTCACAGGAGTAAGATATCAGAAACATGAAGAACTTTGATTGATAAAATGAGGTTACCTACTTCAACAAGATCTATTCCAGCTTGAAGGCCACCTGTTCTTTGAAAATTACCCTCCATCTTCTTAAACTTGTAACTGTATATTTGTAATGTGAATGGTGACACCATTAGCCATTGATATTGTGCACTGACAAACACACTCAtgtacaaaaaagaaaaaaagtgttttaccTTGGTAATTTTGCCTTTTTGAGTCTTTTCTCAATATCTATGTCAGAGCTGTTGTAGTCTACAATTATTACATTAAAGTTTTTGTCCCCAGTTGCTCTGTACACTTTTTCCATTTCCCTGATAAACTGCATGATCCATCTGGCCTGATCTTTCACTGTTTAGAGTCAAATAAAGATTACATTCAGAATTTGAACACATGCATGGATAATATCTGATAATTCAAATCAAAGTATTGTTGCATTCAGTTTAGAAATGGTGCATTCACATTGTAATGTTGGCATAATTTTAGAATTTTGGTAATACTTTATTTCAATACtaactaactataagtaactttgcaactgcgTGTCAACTAGCaatcattagagtattagtagactgcttaatatctgctaacacttaaTTTTGATGGGCCCCCAACTGACATTCTATAAACAACTTTGtgactacatgtcaacttattttaCTAACCTAAACCCTAACatctaaccctaacctaacactCTACTAATAGTCTAATGAGtgtaagttgacatgtagttgcaattTATGGTTAGTATGGTTGCATATAATTtgtaaagtggaccatcaaaaagTGTAACCAGAAAGTTAATTACAAGACTTATTCATAAATGCATCATTCAAAAACAACCAGAATGGCAACTGCTTTTGTCAatggttgttttttgttttgttttttggtcaaaaatgtaaaaaaatgttgcaaATCCACTGAGATGGTGCCTCATATGTACACAGAGGACAAACGCAAGAGTCCATGAAAGTGTTGTGAACTTCACACTTTTCCTGATGAATGTGCATTTCAGAGAGTTGCTTTTAGTAACAAAATTTCACATAGCGTATTGCACTTAACTTAAAGCCTGAAAAGAATCTTTCCACATGCACCCTCTCAACAAATCACATGCAAACACTCAGCTTTCTTAGCACTCTtagaaaaaattgaaaaattcagtttttatcattttcatgATCTCTACTTATTTTACTGCTTGATATAGCTTAATCTTGATTACTATAACCATGTATTTCGCTTTTAAGAGGATTTTGATGTGTTGAGCATTTGGAGTCTAAAGACATGAATAGCTCCTAGTCGAATATCAAATTTGacattttgtaattattttaagtgcCACCAAGACTTGAATGCAGTACAGTTATTGACAGATATTGATAATCTGATTAGTTTCACCTGCCACAATTACATGAACAGTAGCAGATGGGTTCCAGTTGAATGCTTTTGGACTGCAGAGAAACACTTGTTTTGATGAATCCTCAGCTTTTGCATAAACATAACGTGAAACAAGAACTTTCTGACCCTGTGGGCCCATAAGTTCCAGTTCCACCAGATAACGACTGCCCAAGTCCTCGTCTTCACGCCTTACAACATTCACCACATGCAACAAGGAGTAGCcactgttgatatgaaaaaaaaaaaacatttttttagatcatatataaaacacacaaatattGTAATACCAAAGGTATGCGGGCACACTACACCTTCTTTGTGTATTGTCAACAAAAAAAGGGCCTCattctattaaaaatattttatccaCCTGTTAGTAATTGGTGCAGCTGAAAAGGTGAAACATACTAATTAGGAAGGGGTGTACATACTTTTGCCTATGTAGCATAGGGTAAACTGTCACTTAAGTTATGCTTAAATCGTCTGGAACGTATAActgtacaaaaataattttaaaaagtgacACAACTTGCCTCACATTCTGGGGGTAAGATGTGTCTTGTCAAGTTAAAGCACTGAGAAATATTTCATGTTGATATCCAAAACATCAATATAAATGAATGTTGTAAATGTATAAGATATTCATAAGCCAGTCAATAAAAGGTTTAATATTCTGAATATGAAATGAAACAatcttcaattttttttttaaatcatcttAACAAAGAAAAGTTAAATTCTTGATAGAAAattgaaatcatttttttttttttacacttttcttGAGTGAGAAAGGTTGAAAGAGGCAAACCCTGGACATACCGTGTCTCTTCTCTTGAATGCAGTGCTTTCAAAAAGGCTCTAACTATGGACATGGCATGACTTTGGGACATCACAATGTTTCCAGCTGTTCTGCAGGAATTTGCCACAATAGCAGTTTGCTTTGAAGCAGCATTAAGGGGTTTCACGTCATAGACACGCTGCCAAAAAGGACCTTCACCtagattttgaaaaatgttttagaGTATTGAATTCAATAATTATTGCATTGGCACTATATTTAGTACATAAATGAAGCCtacaattgtaaaaaaaaaaagaagaagaaaaaaaaaaaaggttcttcaagtgttctttgattcactctagGTCCAGAAAAAGAACTGTCAAGTTTACAAATAACTGTCTTCATAATAAGAACCATTTCATTGCTGTACTGTAGGGTAATGATATGGAAATCAAATGTCTCAAATGTCAGATGTgcttataatgtaaaataacatttaatttattaatacagtttattcactatagtttaaaaaatggtaataatataTGACAAGATCTtagagttaaactgtcagaaaaacaATCTTAATTATGACAGATAACACTTacgcaaaacatggtcaggtcaaagtgtctgaataaattttggttacaaatttttattaattttactggtagtccaccgTATTAATAAATTTggtaatatgtcacagtttactttattttgctatcctcataaatgaactatagtgtcctgcatccacttgtaaaaatatatcaaaaatgtctgaatatgtTTTGATTTGACAAGATGCAAAAAATGGCTAAATAGCAATTAGCTATTAACATTAACCAATTGTCTACGTGGCCTAGGTGACATCAACCAAAAAGGAAATTTCATGAGCAGAATCCTTCATAATAAGACATTTTTCCTATTACTTCAAGGTGTAAAACTCATTCTGGAACCTTCATTTTCAGTATTAATATCAGGATAAGAGTTTTACCTGTTTCATTCTTTTGTATATCAGGGTCTTCAACCTCGATCAGGTAAGCAGCAAGTCCTTTTCTAAAAAAGTGAAGCATGCACAATACATGCACAAGTACCAGTTAGttataaacaaaaaaagcaGGTGAAACTTGTAAAATAACGTGAAGACTACAGAACAAGACAATATCAAGGTGTATTCTGATTAATGCAATACTGTGTGCTTCATACTCTGCCTGAAATGATGGATCTTGATTGTAAAAGCACATCTCATCATTGTGATCGTTAGTTTGTCTTGTGTAGTCAATTGGGTACACTGAAGAAAACTGAATCTACAAGAACAAGAAACAGGGCCAAAGATATCCATTAGCCTGATTGTTTACAGGATCtgtctctttaatgtggcaAGTTGTCAAAATGTATACGATTTATCAATTTAATTACAATATttagcaaaaaaagaaaaaagaaaaaaaaaggtctctAATTTGGTcttttggaaacactttacagttcaattattttatttcttattaatCTAGGTCAAAGTTTAAATATATTGTTctttgttaaaggtgcaattgattcaaaaattgaatttacgtcggcatagttgaataacaagagttcagtacatggaaatgacatacagtgagtctcaaactccactgtaatctagatgtgctgtgtttgacagaaaactggctaaaaccggacgattacattactttaaatgagtctagtcctcaaggttatgattattgACACAATCCTcgtcagaaaggcaaagggggaggtgttgctgtaatttatagtaatatttacagtatcagccagaagtctttcaaatataattccttcgaagggatggtgctttatgtaacattatgtaagttgacatttgtgctggctactgtatacaggccaccaggacaccatacagactttatcaaagaatttgccgattttctatcagaattagtactagctgcagataaagtccttgttgttggtgattttaatatccatgtagataataaaaaaagactcattgggattggcatttacagacattctaaactctattggtgttagacaacacgtgtcaggacctactcattgtcgtaatcatactttagatctaatagtcacatggaatcgatattgatgccgttgaaattctgcagcagagtgacgacatctcagctcattatctagtcttgtgtatactacatttagtcaaagaggctaaactgcctccctgccataaatatggtagaaccatcacttctaccactaaaggtCACTTCATAAATAATCTTCCTAATCAGTTTCATcaccttagcataccagacagcttagaagacctcgatgttgcaacagaaactattgcctctgtcttttccagcacattagactcagttgctcctttgcgtttaaaaaaaaaatattaaggaaattaatccaatgccatggtaaaatgagcacactcgggccctaaaaacagcagctagaaaaatggagcgcagctggaagaaaacaaaactagaagtatttcgcatttcgtggagagagaaaatgattgagtacagaaaggcctttaaaactgctagatctgcctatttttcaaaacttttagaagaaaataaatacaaccctaggtatttatttgatacagtggctaaattaacaagaaaaaaaataaaaagctataaataaagcttcaacttctgatgtttccaaagagcatagcagtaatgactttatgaacttctttacttgcaagattgataatattagagagaaaattataaccatccaaccgtctactacagtattgtgtcagacagtgcattgtagtgtccctgaagaaaaattcaattctttttctgctttaggagaggaagaattgtctaaacttgttaaatcatcaaaatcaacaacatgtatgttagaccctataccgactaagctattgaaagagatgcttcccggaggtcatagatcctcttcttaatattgttaattcatctttatcactaggatacataccaaaaacttttaagctggctgttattaaacctcttattaaaaaaccacaacttgatcctagagacttagtcaattacaggccgatttcaaatctcacttttctatcaaaaatactagaaaaggcagtatcatcacaactatgttcctttttagaaagaaatagtatcttTGAGGATTTAGACTGTAGATTTAGATTTAGactgtaccatagtactgagactgctctcattagagttactaatgatttgctcttatcaacagatcgtggttgtatctctctattagtgttactggatcttagtgctgcatttgacactattgatcacaatattcttctaaatacactcgaaaactatgttggcattagtggaattgcattggcatggttcaaatcatacttatctgaccgttatcagtttgtagtagtaaacga from Chanodichthys erythropterus isolate Z2021 chromosome 8, ASM2448905v1, whole genome shotgun sequence encodes:
- the b4galnt3a gene encoding beta-1,4-N-acetylgalactosaminyltransferase 3 gives rise to the protein MDLKKDPESQEMISLILLFSLLSILHIQIFQHLGAEGSLHNVGVLDPQEGCPQEKAQSKRLRTTLILCFLSSHQGRVNMHVFEDCCGGSLDQLRNNLLYPLFPNVRTTVSRLAVSPQWSNYGLRIFGYLHPSETEEYIFAVASDDNSEFWLSLNESPENLQLLAHVGETGHEWTAPGEYWKFASQISKPILLVKDMKYFFEVLLKQNSGADHLEIAWSLNHDNGIFSVITSEFLSLYEDESSLQMGDIDHIPQTKASYDRLLDPIPLSPHPVRDKIREDPRDHIYKYNVLDESYLKDLFPECQYKPSYILSEQIERYQGVNLIQFSSVYPIDYTRQTNDHNDEMCFYNQDPSFQAEKGLAAYLIEVEDPDIQKNETGEGPFWQRVYDVKPLNAASKQTAIVANSCRTAGNIVMSQSHAMSIVRAFLKALHSREETRGYSLLHVVNVVRREDEDLGSRYLVELELMGPQGQKVLVSRYVYAKAEDSSKQVFLCSPKAFNWNPSATVHVIVAVKDQARWIMQFIREMEKVYRATGDKNFNVIIVDYNSSDIDIEKRLKKAKLPSYKFKKMEGNFQRTGGLQAGIDLVEDENSILFLCDLHLYYPVNIINSIRKHCIEGKMVYAPVVMRLDCGSSPRAPKGFWEIAGYGLMGIYKSDMDRIGGMNTREFKDKWGGEDWELLDRILGNGLEVERLHLKNFFHHFHSRRGMWVTNDSG